CTAAGATTTCTCCACATTGTGTCTGTCTTCTGCAGTGGCAAAAAGGCTGGTCCTTGAATTGTCCTGCATGGTACCCTAAGGCAGGCCCACTGGCTCTTTTTGATCAAGGATTCCAAGAAAAGTTGCCCTTGGAGGCCCTTGAAATAACATAGGAAGCAGAATGAGTGCTCAAGTCGTGGCTGACACAGTATAGCTCACACTGCCATCACAGAGGCTGAGTGAGCAGTCACCCAGGGAGGGGGCTCCCAGCTCATTCCATTCCCATGGGGCAGGTGACTAGAAGGTAAGAGCACCCGAGTAAGCCAATGCctagaagagaagagagaagtgtCTCTGAGTTCCAAGAATTCTTGGTCCTTCCCGATCATCATTCCTTAACAAGCATACATCAAGGTATCCTGAAGCTGCCTTGATGTCAATTATGAAAGtaacaaaagttttaattttttctgcctAATTTTATCCGACAAATGTACCTTTTGGTTCCTTGAAGGCCTTTTGAGGTTTCGAGCTCAACTTTTAAAGGTCCACTTTAAGCACAGTGATAGGAGTGTCATGTACATGGGAAAGGGTGGAGGGAAGGCACGTCTGCTCATCTAATTGTTACCGCCTCAGTAATTGCCATTTGAAAAATTGTTTccccagccaggcgcggtggctcacacctgtaatcccagcactttgcgaggccgaggcgggcggatcacgaagtcagatcgagaccatcctggctaacgtggtgaaacccagtctctactgaaaatacaaaacaaaaattagccgggcgtggtggcaggcgcttgtagtcccagctacttgggaggctgaggcaggagaatggcgtgaaccccagaggcggagcttgcagtgagccgagattgcgccactgcactccagcctggacaacagagcgagactccgtctcaaaaaaaaaagagaaaagaaaaattgtttcccCTTGTCTTGGGCTGAGAGGTAGCTCCAGTTACTGTCTTAGGGCCTCTGTGCCAAGTAGATTATTTTCATCTCACAAATTATTGGCTTGAACTCTAGACACTGCTCTCCAAGTGAGAGGTGACTGCTGCCCACTGCATCCTACAACCAGAGGCCCCTTCCTGAGCACAGCTTTCCGAGGATTCTACTGTAGTCATGCTGAAGCCTCATCTGTTACTTAAAACCACATAGTGTTGGCCTCAAGCTTCTTAGGTTCAAATGAACAGTGATCTCTATTCGTAGAGTCTAGAACTGTGCTaacacagtagccactagccatattCCAAGTGCTCACAGGCACAGAACATCTTTCTCTTCACAGCATTCTGTTGGACTGCATTAGTCTGTGTGTCTTACATTACCTTCCTGTGTCCACACCCAGGAATACCTTCCAGTTGTCCAAGCAGCCGTAGTTGTAAGGATTCCTAAATACCTGGAGCCAAGAAAAACACATGTTTCTTTGAACTTCTAATTTTTGAGACTAAACTGGCTAAGCTAAAGCTCAGGTAGAGTAGTTCTGGCCTTTTACAATGCTTGCCCTAGTCAGCCCTGCCCATGGCCTGTTTACAGGAGAGCAGGTTCAGTTACCCACCTACCCACCCGAGCCTTCAACCCTACTCACTCTGCCCTTGGCCTGCAGCCGACGTCTCTCCTTCTTGTTGATGTGCCTTTCGATGCTAGTCTCACCTCGACTGATGAGAACAGCATGCCATACAGTTAGGGCACCCAGGGCAAGTGCCACAGAACTAAGAAAAGAGGGGCAAAGACTGGTGGGTAGTTTAGAGAGGGCTGGAGGAAGTATGTCTGAAATTGAGCTAAGCAATAACAACTAGCTTGTAACCTCTCTACCTAAGTCTTCCTCACCTCCCAGCATATAATCCTAGATAAACTTTTACTTCATTATGTCTATAAACAGCATCAATGAAAAAGCATCaaaggccggcgcggtggctcaagcctgtaatcccagcactttgggaggccgagacgggtggatcacgaggtcaggagattgagaccatcctggctaacccggtgaaaccccatctctactaaacaatacaaaaaactagccgggcgcagtggcgggcgcctgtagtcccagctactcgggaggctgaggcaggagaatggcgtgaacccgggaggcggagcttgcagtgagctgagatccggccactgcactccagctgggcaatacagcgagactccgtctcaaaaaaaaaaaaaagaaaaagcatcaaaGTGGCCTAAGAATAAGTGATGTgaagccaggcatagtagctcatgcctagtagtcccagcaactcgggaggctgagataggaagatcatttgagtctagcacgggcaacatagcaagactccatctctgttgttgttaaaggaaaataagagagTATGCAGAAAGGAGAGTAGAGAAGTCTGTATTACTGAGAAAATGTTCTACATTTCCTAAAATACCCATGCTTGGGAGATAGTGGGAGGTAGTAAAAGCACCCAGGGTTGGAATGGGATGGCATGAAATTCAAATTCCAGTGCTACTATTCCTACTAGCTGTGTATCATAGAACAAGTCACTTCACTTCACCGCCCCTTGGCCCCCAattttcagttttcctcatctataaataagGAGTTTAACTTACTTTGGTTACATATCAAGCATATACTTGTATCCATGTGCTTAGTAATAAGCAATGCCAATATCCTCAGTGCTCCCTGCCCTGAAATGCTTTAGAAAAGTGCTGGCTCTTTGCCAACCTAAATTAGACTAAAACAGTAGCAGTTCACTTAGGAATGGGTTTCCGCCTGCGTATGGGCacctaaaaaactttttttctgaagCTTCCCCTCCCTTAAAACTATCAAAATTAAATACCTGCACAGGAACCAGAGGTAGACAAGACTCTTGTGAGTCATCCTTTCTCGAAAGGAGAAGATGGGTGGTGGGGTCTGGTGATAagtctagaaaaagaaaacagcaaagctGGCTCATTTGCTCTGTGGGTCTCCAGCAACTGCCCCAGCACCTATAGGCAGGAAGTGATCCAAACCCAGGCAGAGGAAACGGGGTAAAGCCACAGAGGAGTCAGGGTAGCAGCGAAGATGAGTGGACCAAGCCCAGCGGCATCACCACATGGACAAACACTGGGCAGCAGAGCAGGGTCTGGACAGGATGGTGAAGCACAGGAGGAGCTGACCCTGGGCCTTCAGAGTGACAACACAAATGGGGCTCCAGGGGAAGCCACTCCAATCCCCAGCCAGAACTCCTTCACTGCGCGGCTGCATCCCCAAGAGAGGAGACCAGACCATACCCAGAATGGACTGACTGGAGTGAGGAGAACCACTAGGGACTGTGAAAGGGCAGCAGAAATACAATCAATATGGGCCCAAGATGGGCTCAGCAGATTAAGGAGTCCTAAAAGGTACTGGGGGACAGGGATGATCCAGATGTAGATAGACCAGGTGCAAGGGATGATCAGACTGGCTCAGCCTGATCTCTGTCCCCTGGAACCCCATTACACAGACTAACATAGACTCCTTGCTGCTCAGGCCGTCACCAAGGCAGATTGCTTGCTCGGCCGAAGAGAGGTGATGACGGGATAGATAGCCAAAACTGTCAAATACCAGGAACTTCCAGCTTGCCTGTAGGTCACTTAGTTTACCCACCACAGCCAGTCGGCCTGAACACTCCTGATCTGGTCTAGAGTGGCCTCTCAGCAGCCTCTACAACTAAATGGGCAGGTCGGCCCCAGTTGCCTGAACAACTCTATGCCCCCAGGCCTGAGCAGCAGGAGGCAGTGGGGTGGGGACAGCCCACCTGGTTGGCAACCGCCTGTAGTTTGTTCTTGTCGAGCTGTTTCATTTTCTAAGGGGATGGAAAACAGTGCTGGTTATACTCTCAGGCCTCTAGGATGGGATGCTACCGCCCCATTCCTTAGGGACAGGTTCTACATCCCAAAGTTCTACACTACTGAGCTGCCCTATTCCTGACAACGAGCTCACCTCAATGGCAGCATAAGCCTCCCGGAAAAGGTCCCAACTTCCATAGCTGCAGTAGACACAGCCCAGAGTCATGAAAAAGCAGAACGAGAAGAAGTATCGATGGTTATAGTGGCCCACACAATTGTTTAGCCAGGCTGGTTGGGAAATGATTAAGGACTAGAATCAAACACAATTTCAGGCGGTGTCCAGGCCCCTCGGATTCATCCCTGGTTCGTGACAACATCACCCAAGCCTCAGGCTTCCAGTCACTAAGAACTACTttccaaaggcaggaaaatacAACTCTTTACACCCAAGGTTGAGGTAGAAGTGCTCAAAGCTTTTCAGAGCATTCAGGTCCCACCAGGAAGTCACAGAAACTGAAATCCTTCACTAAAATGAATCTGCCGATATTTCAGCCTAGCTGGACTTAGCCAAACATCTGTGTGGAACAGCAGATGGGGACCCATGGTTCTATCTGGCGTACCCAGTGAACAACCACAGAAACTCAAACATCTCTTTTCATCCAATAGCTGTTAGCATGAgagtttagaaaagaaagagctgTCAAAAGATTCCTTGCTCCAAGAAGATCTGTCCTAGAGTGTGAGCTTCCTGCTCCCCCAGGAGATGGTCAGCCCCCACAACTCCTCAACTCCAGTGTTCTCTGCAGGGTGATGCTAAATGGTGGTCATTAACCCTGTACAGTACCCTGGAGCTAAGGAAGGCCtcaggcagaagaggaagcaaaaggATACGGCAGTGGTGATCCATCTTCAGCACACACCTGTGAGGAAGGGACACAGGCTCTGTTACGGTGGCCAAAGTTCTTGAGATGTCAGTGCCAATCCTGACATCATCCTGCTGAGGTGGAAAGGGCACAGACTTTGAAGACAGCCAGGCCTTGCTTCAAACCCAGCTCTGCAGTTTAATAGCTATAAGATACTGGACAAGGTAACTCATCTCTCCAAACCTCGGTTTTCACAAGTGGTAATAATGCCTACCTCAGAGGACCATTGTAAGGATGAGGTGTCAGGAGAAGAGGGCACATTGCCTGGGACATGATGGGTGCTTCACCCATGTCTTAGCAAACTCAAGGTGAGGTTTTGCCCTAGGGCTACAGCAGAAGGACCACAGCTGGGATTCCCAGAGGGCAAAGCCAAGACCCACCTGTTGCAGATGCTGCAGTGGTGTGTTCGGGCTGGCTTGGGGTAAATGCACTTCTTACAGATGGAGACCGTGGCGATATCATTCCTGCCCTGTGTGAAGGGAGAGCATAACTGTGGCAGCACCAGTTCTGTCTCTCAAAACATACCAAGGTACTCTCCCCACTCCTGAGACCAGGTCCCATAGCCAGCAACTTCCCCCAATGCCCCTGTGAGGACCCACCTGGGGTAGGTACCCAGGCGGAGTGGTGATGGCCTGGTAGTAGTGGAAGACAATCAGGATCAGATTCCAGTGGCTATAGAAGAAATGCCAGCAGAGTCGTGGCACTGAGTAGGTTCGGAGGATGAGAGGCAGGACACATAGGTAGGCGATAGCCACAATGGAGCCTGTCAGCACGATCACCAGGACTACGAACACCTGCCAACACCAGCAAGGTCAGGGAGACATGGCGCAAGA
The window above is part of the Rhinopithecus roxellana isolate Shanxi Qingling chromosome 11, ASM756505v1, whole genome shotgun sequence genome. Proteins encoded here:
- the ZDHHC16 gene encoding palmitoyltransferase ZDHHC16 isoform X2; amino-acid sequence: MRGQRSLLLGPARLCLRLLLLLGYRRRCPPLLRGLVQRWRYGKVCLRSLLYNSFGGSDTAVDAAFEPVYWLVDNVIRWFGVVFVVLVIVLTGSIVAIAYLCVLPLILRTYSVPRLCWHFFYSHWNLILIVFHYYQAITTPPGYLPQGRNDIATVSICKKCIYPKPARTHHCSICNRCVLKMDHHCPWLNNCVGHYNHRYFFSFCFFMTLGCVYCSYGSWDLFREAYAAIETYHQTPPPIFSFRERMTHKSLVYLWFLCSSVALALGALTVWHAVLISRGETSIERHINKKERRRLQAKGRVFRNPYNYGCLDNWKVFLGVDTGRHWLTRVLLPSSHLPHGNGMSWEPPPWVTAHSASVMAV
- the ZDHHC16 gene encoding palmitoyltransferase ZDHHC16 isoform X1; the encoded protein is MRGQRSLLLGPARLCLRLLLLLGYRRRCPPLLRGLVQRWRYGKVCLRSLLYNSFGGSDTAVDAAFEPVYWLVDNVIRWFGVVFVVLVIVLTGSIVAIAYLCVLPLILRTYSVPRLCWHFFYSHWNLILIVFHYYQAITTPPGYLPQGRNDIATVSICKKCIYPKPARTHHCSICNRCVLKMDHHCPWLNNCVGHYNHRYFFSFCFFMTLGCVYCSYGSWDLFREAYAAIEKMKQLDKNKLQAVANQTYHQTPPPIFSFRERMTHKSLVYLWFLCSSVALALGALTVWHAVLISRGETSIERHINKKERRRLQAKGRVFRNPYNYGCLDNWKVFLGVDTGRHWLTRVLLPSSHLPHGNGMSWEPPPWVTAHSASVMAV